A portion of the Bactrocera neohumeralis isolate Rockhampton chromosome 2, APGP_CSIRO_Bneo_wtdbg2-racon-allhic-juicebox.fasta_v2, whole genome shotgun sequence genome contains these proteins:
- the LOC126767625 gene encoding carotenoid isomerooxygenase isoform X1: MYLLAILCILKYICLRIQEWFLPKIRYNPKQHDPESVRIDGGGRCYPNCASDVWLRSCEQEIIEPIEGHTSGHIPTWLNGSLLRNGPGNWKVGEMMFQHLFDCSALVHRFAIKNGRVTYQNRFVETETLKKNRAAQRIVVTEFGTASVPDPCHSIFDRVSAIFRPDSGSDNSMISIYPFGDEYYTFAETPMMHRINPRTLATEGRICVTDFVGIVNHTSHPHVLPNGTVYNLGTAATKSGPVYNIICFPHGEQMFEDAYVVGSVSCRWKLHPGYMHTFGITEHFFVIVEQPLSVSLTEFVKASLSNQQLAACLKWFEDKPTLFHLLDRETGKLRYTFQSEAFFYLHIINQYEEDNHVVIDICCYKDPEMINCMYLESIMNMQSNPNYASHFRGRPLRFVLPLGVENADVVTFKDRPTNQRRVVKSFTMSGISTHLQPTKMKHSESNYENITNMALNKLQEEEMLEYNTFAGEADDAKTNVDSETMVNLVTLEYSTAQAYQLSNRSIMVRPELLCDWGCETPRINYEKFLAKKYRYFYAISSDVDAENPGTLVKVDVLTKAVQKWCEPNCYPSEPVFVPAPDASAEDDGVVLASMVWGGLNDNRVGLLVLCAKTWTELGRCDFHTNGPVPKCLHGWFAPGVV, encoded by the exons ATGTATTTGCTTGCTATcctttgtattttgaaatatatttgtctGCGCATACAAGAATGGTTTCTGCCAAAG ATCAGATATAATCCAAAGCAACACGATCCCGAATCGGTACGCATCGATGGCGGTGGACGCTGTTATCCAAATTGTGCTTCAGATGTATGGTTGCGCTCGTGCGAACAGGAAATCATTGAGCCCATTGAAGGTCATACCAGCGGGCATATACCCACATGGTTGAATGGCAGCTTATTGCGCAATGGTCCCGGTAATTGGAAGGTGGGTGAAATGATGTTTCAACATTTGTTCGATTGTTCGGCTTTGGTGCATCGGTTCGCAATCAAAAATGGTCGCGTTACATATCAAAATCGTTTTGTGGAGACTGAAACATTGAAGAAAAATCGTGCAGCACAACGTATAGTAGTAACGGAATTTGGTACGGCATCGGTACCGGATCCTTGCCATTCGATATTCGATAG AGTCTCCGCAATATTTCGACCTGACAGCGGTTCTGATAACTCAATGATATCTATTTATCCGTTTGGCGATGAGTACTACACCTTTGCGGAGACGCCGATGATGCACAG AATTAATCCACGCACCTTAGCCACAGAAGGACGCATCTGTGTAACCGATTTTGTGGGTATCGTAAATCACACGTCACACCCGCACGTACTGCCCAATGGAACCGTATACAATCTCGGTACGGCCGCTACCAAATCAGGACCAGtctataatattatatgttttcCACACGGCGAGCAAATGTTCGAAGATGCCTACGTTGTGGGTTCAGTTTCTTGTCGTTGGAAACTACATCCTGGCTATATGCACACTTTCG GCATCACCGAGCATTTCTTCGTAATTGTTGAACAGCCACTCTCCGTTTCGCTGACGGAATTTGTTAAAGCCAGCTTATCTAATCAACAACTTGCCGCCTGTCTCAAATGGTTCGAGGACAAGCCTACACTTTTCCATCTGCTGGATCGCGAGACCGGTAAATTGCGTTACACTTTCCAATCAGAGGCGTTCTTCTATCTACACATAATCAATCAGTATGAGGAGGACAATCATGTGGTGATTGACATTTGCTGCTATAAGGATCCCGAAATGATCAACTGCATGTATTTGGAGTCCATTATGAATATGCAATCGAATCCGAATTACGCCTCACATTTTCGTGGACGTCCATTGCGTTTTGTGCTGCCACTAGGTGTGGAGAATGCGGACGTAGTGACGTTCAAAGATCGTCCAACCAATCAACGACGTGTGGTGAAATCCTTCACGATGTCTGGCATTAGTACGCATCTGCAACCGACGAAAATGAAGCATTCCGAGTCGAATTATGAGAATATAACGAATATGGCTCTTAATAAATTGCAAGAAGAAGAGATGCTCGAGTACAATACATTTGCGGGTGAAGCGGATGATGCGAAAACGAATGTGGACAGTGAAACAATGGTGAATTTGGTCACATTGGAATACAGCACGGCGCAAGCATACCAGCTGAGCAATCGCAGCATAATGGTGCGGCCCGAACTGTTATGCGATTGGGGCTGTGAGACACCGCGCATAAATTATGAGAAGTTTTTGG cCAAAAAGTATCGTTACTTCTATGCGATTAGTTCGGATGTAGATGCTGAGAACCCCGGCACA CTCGTCAAAGTTGATGTGCTCACAAAAGCAGTACAGAAATGGTGCGAACCGAACTGTTATCCCAGCGAACCAGTCTTTGTGCCCGCGCCAGATGCCAGCGCCGAAGATGATGGTGTGGTATTGGCCTCCATGGTTTGGGGCGGCTTAAATGATAATCGCGTTGGACTGCTGGTGTTATGTGCGAAAACCTGGACTGAGCTGGGCCGTTGCGATTTTCATACGAATGGACCGGTGCCGAAGTGCCTGCACGGCTGGTTTGCGCCCGGCGTTGTGTAA
- the LOC126767625 gene encoding carotenoid isomerooxygenase isoform X2, with product MAEGVIKSFIRDFFAIRYNPKQHDPESVRIDGGGRCYPNCASDVWLRSCEQEIIEPIEGHTSGHIPTWLNGSLLRNGPGNWKVGEMMFQHLFDCSALVHRFAIKNGRVTYQNRFVETETLKKNRAAQRIVVTEFGTASVPDPCHSIFDRVSAIFRPDSGSDNSMISIYPFGDEYYTFAETPMMHRINPRTLATEGRICVTDFVGIVNHTSHPHVLPNGTVYNLGTAATKSGPVYNIICFPHGEQMFEDAYVVGSVSCRWKLHPGYMHTFGITEHFFVIVEQPLSVSLTEFVKASLSNQQLAACLKWFEDKPTLFHLLDRETGKLRYTFQSEAFFYLHIINQYEEDNHVVIDICCYKDPEMINCMYLESIMNMQSNPNYASHFRGRPLRFVLPLGVENADVVTFKDRPTNQRRVVKSFTMSGISTHLQPTKMKHSESNYENITNMALNKLQEEEMLEYNTFAGEADDAKTNVDSETMVNLVTLEYSTAQAYQLSNRSIMVRPELLCDWGCETPRINYEKFLAKKYRYFYAISSDVDAENPGTLVKVDVLTKAVQKWCEPNCYPSEPVFVPAPDASAEDDGVVLASMVWGGLNDNRVGLLVLCAKTWTELGRCDFHTNGPVPKCLHGWFAPGVV from the exons ATCAGATATAATCCAAAGCAACACGATCCCGAATCGGTACGCATCGATGGCGGTGGACGCTGTTATCCAAATTGTGCTTCAGATGTATGGTTGCGCTCGTGCGAACAGGAAATCATTGAGCCCATTGAAGGTCATACCAGCGGGCATATACCCACATGGTTGAATGGCAGCTTATTGCGCAATGGTCCCGGTAATTGGAAGGTGGGTGAAATGATGTTTCAACATTTGTTCGATTGTTCGGCTTTGGTGCATCGGTTCGCAATCAAAAATGGTCGCGTTACATATCAAAATCGTTTTGTGGAGACTGAAACATTGAAGAAAAATCGTGCAGCACAACGTATAGTAGTAACGGAATTTGGTACGGCATCGGTACCGGATCCTTGCCATTCGATATTCGATAG AGTCTCCGCAATATTTCGACCTGACAGCGGTTCTGATAACTCAATGATATCTATTTATCCGTTTGGCGATGAGTACTACACCTTTGCGGAGACGCCGATGATGCACAG AATTAATCCACGCACCTTAGCCACAGAAGGACGCATCTGTGTAACCGATTTTGTGGGTATCGTAAATCACACGTCACACCCGCACGTACTGCCCAATGGAACCGTATACAATCTCGGTACGGCCGCTACCAAATCAGGACCAGtctataatattatatgttttcCACACGGCGAGCAAATGTTCGAAGATGCCTACGTTGTGGGTTCAGTTTCTTGTCGTTGGAAACTACATCCTGGCTATATGCACACTTTCG GCATCACCGAGCATTTCTTCGTAATTGTTGAACAGCCACTCTCCGTTTCGCTGACGGAATTTGTTAAAGCCAGCTTATCTAATCAACAACTTGCCGCCTGTCTCAAATGGTTCGAGGACAAGCCTACACTTTTCCATCTGCTGGATCGCGAGACCGGTAAATTGCGTTACACTTTCCAATCAGAGGCGTTCTTCTATCTACACATAATCAATCAGTATGAGGAGGACAATCATGTGGTGATTGACATTTGCTGCTATAAGGATCCCGAAATGATCAACTGCATGTATTTGGAGTCCATTATGAATATGCAATCGAATCCGAATTACGCCTCACATTTTCGTGGACGTCCATTGCGTTTTGTGCTGCCACTAGGTGTGGAGAATGCGGACGTAGTGACGTTCAAAGATCGTCCAACCAATCAACGACGTGTGGTGAAATCCTTCACGATGTCTGGCATTAGTACGCATCTGCAACCGACGAAAATGAAGCATTCCGAGTCGAATTATGAGAATATAACGAATATGGCTCTTAATAAATTGCAAGAAGAAGAGATGCTCGAGTACAATACATTTGCGGGTGAAGCGGATGATGCGAAAACGAATGTGGACAGTGAAACAATGGTGAATTTGGTCACATTGGAATACAGCACGGCGCAAGCATACCAGCTGAGCAATCGCAGCATAATGGTGCGGCCCGAACTGTTATGCGATTGGGGCTGTGAGACACCGCGCATAAATTATGAGAAGTTTTTGG cCAAAAAGTATCGTTACTTCTATGCGATTAGTTCGGATGTAGATGCTGAGAACCCCGGCACA CTCGTCAAAGTTGATGTGCTCACAAAAGCAGTACAGAAATGGTGCGAACCGAACTGTTATCCCAGCGAACCAGTCTTTGTGCCCGCGCCAGATGCCAGCGCCGAAGATGATGGTGTGGTATTGGCCTCCATGGTTTGGGGCGGCTTAAATGATAATCGCGTTGGACTGCTGGTGTTATGTGCGAAAACCTGGACTGAGCTGGGCCGTTGCGATTTTCATACGAATGGACCGGTGCCGAAGTGCCTGCACGGCTGGTTTGCGCCCGGCGTTGTGTAA